The window GCATCCGTCGAATCTCTCCACTGGCTCGCCCAGTATGATACGGGGGGCTTCGTCGACATCGCGAAAGTATCCCAAGGTGGAGGCAGTGCCTGCACGACACGGCTCATGACGGGGATTGGCAAGCCAACATGGCAAGCGGTGTACGATGCCTGTGAACAGGACTTCCCATTTGAAGTCATTGCAGATGGAGGTATCCGTAGATCGGGTGACCTAGCAAAGGCTCTGGGGGCAGGTGCATGTTGTGGGATGGTAGGAGGTATGTTGTCGGGGACGGATGAGGCACCCGGTGCGGTCATCCTGAAAGGGACTGAGAAGTTCAAATCTTTCCGAGGCATGGCGTCACTAGAAGCAAAGGCGGCTATCGATAGCCCGGAGCGGCACGTAGAGGGGGTCGCTACCTTGGTGCCTTACAAAGGCTCGGTCGTACCCGTTCTAGGTCAGATTCGAGACGGGCTTCAAAGCTCTGTGTCATCATGTGGCTTCAC of the Candidatus Obscuribacterales bacterium genome contains:
- a CDS encoding IMP dehydrogenase, with product VINAGAAIFHHRNQSLEERVALLEAQQAHPNILERKALNGVAVGLDVTAQEVQTLIDAGANLIGIEVAHAYHERLLDTIQRIGPYCKNQDILLMVGNFASVESLHWLAQYDTGGFVDIAKVSQGGGSACTTRLMTGIGKPTWQAVYDACEQDFPFEVIADGGIRRSGDLAKALGAGACCGMVGGMLSGTDEAPGAVILKGTEKFKSFRGMASLEAKAAIDSPERHVEGVATLVPYKGSVVPVLGQIRDGLQSSVSSCGFTRLTDFRKEVRFQRVSQASQVEAQPHSKWL